Within Amycolatopsis sp. FDAARGOS 1241, the genomic segment TGCGCGACCGCTCGTCGAACCGGACCAGCCTCACCGGTGACCGGCTGCCATCCGCCCGAGCGCAGCCTATAACCGGGCTGGCCACCGCGTGCGACCACTCCTCGAACCCGACCACCCTCACCGGTTGACCAACTGCCATCTGTCCGGCCCGCGGCCGATTCAATCGAGCTGGCCACTTTGTGCACCGCTCCTCGAACCCGACCGCCCTCACCGGTGACCGACTGGCATCTCCGCCACCGCGGCCGATTCAGTCGGACTGGCCATGTTGTGCGACTGCCCGTTGAATCCGGACCGGCCTCACCGGTGACCGACCGCCATCCGCCCGACCGCAGCCCATTCAACCTAGCTGGCCACCTCGTGCGACCGCTCCTCGAACCCGACCACCCTCTTTGGTGACCGACGGCCACTTCCCCAACCGCAACCCGTCCGCACCGACCCGACCTCTCCACGGCCTCTCTTCAAACCAGGCCACCGCCACCCGCGACCGACCACCATCTACAAAAAGTCACCGATGCTCGGACGAACGAGAACGACCAACCCCCGCCCTGCTCCCCGATACGAAGCCAGAACGCGGTTCTGGGCCTCTTGTCAAGGTACGCTTTCCCGCCTTGACAAGAGGCCCCGAACCGTAGTCACAATTTGGCTTCGGGGAGCGTCACGTGAGCTTTTCGCCGAAGGCGAAGTCTCTTTTTGCCGTAGGCAATGGTTGTTCTCGCGGAAGGCGAGCGTCGTCCTCACCAACACGGAAAACGCGCTACGGGAGAAAAGATTCCATGGGAACGACATCCTGTCATTGTGTCAAGGCTGGAAAGCGTACCTTGACACAAAGTGAGTACCGTAGAGGAGGCCGAGGATCGGGGCCGGGGGGGGAGGTGTGGGTGATTACTATTTCGTTTTTTCGTTGCAGCCGGTTATTGGTTGGCAATGCAACGAAGTGGGTCGTTCTCTCATGTTCGAGGCGTTGCGGTCGTGTCTTCAGCAGCAGTGCGGCGAGCAGGTGGGTTAGCTGCGGGGTTTCGTCTTCACGGCAAGCTGTTGGCGATGCGACAAGGCGTGTGATTCCGTCGCGGAGCGCCGCGGTCGAGTATTCAACAGGGCCGCAAACGATGCCGACGGTTTCCTCGTTCACCCGAGGGGGAACCATTGCCGTCCCGCAGGGGTTTAGCAGTCCAACGAAGCACCGTGCCGACTCAGTCTTCGTCGTCCTTGAACCAGTGGCCGATGTTGGTCCAGGTGAAAGCGGCTTTCCATTGGCCGTCACCTTTCAGCCAGCCGAGGAATGCGGTGGTGACCTTTCCCCTGGAAACAGTGAGTGTTTGATAGTGCTCGGAGGGGGTGCCGGCGCGGTACTCGCGTTGGTAGATGCCGTTGGGGCGGTACCAGACTTGCCAGAATTCGTTGTCGTGGGCGCAGTGGAGGATCGCGAGGGCGCCGCGGGGCAGGGATTCCAGCAGGGCCGCAAAGGTGTTCGCGGTCGGGTTTCCAATTCTGACGCCGGTTGAGGTGGTGAGGGTGACCAAGGGTCAGGTGTCCTTCAGGTCGTTCGTCGTCTTGGTGGTGTCCGTGATCTGGAGTATCGCGTCGGCCGTGTCGATTGTTGCTTGGGCCAGGGGGAAGTAGCCGCGGTCGGGGTGGGGGGTCGGGCGGGGTGGGGCCGCGCGGAGGAGCTTCGGGGAGACAAGGTGCCAGGAAGTCGTAGGCGGTGGGGTCGGGAGTTCGAGGGCGTCGGTGGTGGAGGGGATGAAGAAGTAGTCCCGCGAAACCGCCGTGAGGATCGAGCCGGCGCTGGGCCAGTCCAGCTTGGTCAGCGGGGAGGACCAGGTGCACAGGGGGCGTTGCAGGTGGAGGTTGTGGGCGGAGACCAAGGTGGCGCCGCGGGTGGATTCGCGGTGGCGGATGTCCAGGAGGTTCCGGGCCATCTGGGCGTCGCGGACGGCGGAGAGGAGGGAGATGCGCGTGCGGAGGTCCGCGGCGGTAGCGGCGGTGCGGTGGTAGCGGAGCAGGCCGAGGGCGGCGGTGCAGTGGGTGTGCGCGCGGAACCACGACTCGCGCGAAGTGGCGGTGATCAGCGCAGGCGCGCGGACGTACAGGAGCGAAAGCAGGTCGTCGGCCAGCGCGCGAAGGCGGTCGGACGCGGGGGTGGCGCCTGGGGAGCACGCGGGGTCCAGGACGGCCTCCTCGCGGGACCAGTCGTCGTCCGGGCCCGCCAGCGCCGCGATGTCCCAGTCGAGGGCGAGGTAGTCGCGAGTGTGTTCCAGGTACGGGCGGGGGTTGGGGGCGCTGGTCATCTCGGTGGGCAGGTCGAAGCCGTGGAAGTGCACCCGGTCGGCGGGGCAGGCCGCGGCGTTGTGATCGCGCAGCCACTCGACCAGGGCGCGGTTGCCCGCCAGGGAGCCGAAGGTGTGGGTGAACCCGGTGGCCAGCAGGTCGTCGAGGGCGCCGCCGCGGCCCAGGACGTAGTCGTTCACCTTCATGGCGGCCACGCGGTCGGTTTAGAGGACGATGGAGCGAAAACCGGCGGCGACGAGCTGGGCGAAGACGGCGTTGCGGGCCCACTGGAAGGCCGGTTCGGAGTGAGTCGGCTCACCCAGGGCGACGAGCTCGGCCGACGGTGGGACGAAATCGCGGATCTGCTGGTTCATGAGCTTCAATCGTATCGTTGAACGCTCGGTTGAAACCTCTCCCGAGAACAGGGGCGAAGACCACCCAGAACCTTCAAACGGGCAGTTCACCCACCCCGTGGCGCGGGATGCGCCGCACCGCGAGCTAGCGTGCGGGGTATGGAGATCGACCTGACCGCGCGCGGCGACGAGTTCCGCGCCTTCTGGACCGAGCGGCGCCTCGCCTCGCTGACCACCGTCCGCGCCGATGGGACGCCGCACGTCGTCGCGGTCGGGGTGACCGTCGACTTCGAGGCGGGCGTCGCGCGGGTCATCACGTTCGCCGATTCGCACAAGGCGCGCGTGACCCGAAACGGCACCGGTGACGGCGTGGCCGCGGCCGTGTGCCAGGTGGACGGTCCGCGCTGGTCTACTTTGGAGGGCCGCATGATCCTGCGCGACGACGAGGAATCCGTGCGCGACGCCGAAAACCGCTATGCGCAGCGCTATCGCCAGCCCCGGCCCAACCCGAAGCGGGTCGTGCTCGAGATCGCGATCAAGCGGGTCCTCGGCAACGCCTAGCGCGCGAGTGCACCAGCCAGGTGTACTCCGCGATCAACGCCGGCAAGTCCGTGTCCTCCCCCGCCGCCGCGAGCTGCTGGTGGCCGACGAGCATCGCCAGGCCCAGTGCGGTCAGCGTGCGCGCCGGAACCGCGTCACTCACGATGCCCTTCACGGCGCGCCCGACGGTCCGCAACCGCGCGTGGTCGACGCGTTTCTGGGCAGCTCGCACCGTTTCGTCGTTCACCGACCACGCGCGGATCGCCGCTTCGGCCTTGTGGTGCAGCCCGAGCGTCAGATCCATCAGGGCGGCGAAGTCGGCGGCCGGGCCCGCCGTGCCGAAATCGCCCGCGGCAAGGATCAGGACCTGGCGGTTCTCCCAGAACGCCAGCAGCTCGTCGACGAACGCCGCCCAGCCGCCGAAGTGGTGGTAGAACGAACCGCTCGTCACACCCAGCTCGCGGCACAGGCGGCCGACGTTCAGGCCCGCGAAGCCATCGGCCGACAGCACGCCCAACGCCGCCTCGAAGTACTGCTCCCTGGTGACCGCGGGCATCAGACGTTGCGATCCCGGTCCCGCCAGTACGGCTCCCGCAGCGTGCGCTTGAGGATCTTGCCGGTCGCGTTGCGCGGCAAGGCTTCGAGAACGTCCACACTGGACGGGCATTTGAAGTGCGCCAGGCGCTCGCGGCAGAACTCCAGGAGCTTGTCCACGTCCACGGCCTCGTCCGGCAGCGGCGCGACCACGGCCTTCACCTGCTCACCCCACCGCTCGTCCGGCACGCCGATCACGGCGAC encodes:
- a CDS encoding pyridoxamine 5'-phosphate oxidase family protein; protein product: MEIDLTARGDEFRAFWTERRLASLTTVRADGTPHVVAVGVTVDFEAGVARVITFADSHKARVTRNGTGDGVAAAVCQVDGPRWSTLEGRMILRDDEESVRDAENRYAQRYRQPRPNPKRVVLEIAIKRVLGNA
- a CDS encoding erythromycin esterase family protein, giving the protein MKVNDYVLGRGGALDDLLATGFTHTFGSLAGNRALVEWLRDHNAAACPADRVHFHGFDLPTEMTSAPNPRPYLEHTRDYLALDWDIAALAGPDDDWSREEAVLDPACSPGATPASDRLRALADDLLSLLYVRAPALITATSRESWFRAHTHCTAALGLLRYHRTAATAADLRTRISLLSAVRDAQMARNLLDIRHRESTRGATLVSAHNLHLQRPLCTWSSPLTKLDWPSAGSILTAVSRDYFFIPSTTDALELPTPPPTTSWHLVSPKLLRAAPPRPTPHPDRGYFPLAQATIDTADAILQITDTTKTTNDLKDT
- a CDS encoding TetR/AcrR family transcriptional regulator, coding for MPAVTREQYFEAALGVLSADGFAGLNVGRLCRELGVTSGSFYHHFGGWAAFVDELLAFWENRQVLILAAGDFGTAGPAADFAALMDLTLGLHHKAEAAIRAWSVNDETVRAAQKRVDHARLRTVGRAVKGIVSDAVPARTLTALGLAMLVGHQQLAAAGEDTDLPALIAEYTWLVHSRARRCRGPA